From one Mytilus trossulus isolate FHL-02 chromosome 10, PNRI_Mtr1.1.1.hap1, whole genome shotgun sequence genomic stretch:
- the LOC134687161 gene encoding large ribosomal subunit protein bL19m-like, with protein sequence MNIIQKHICRCLLQKCNSGNVPLSFVPARQATVLNWLLDKHRKSQLSQQPEKEDDIEQETIMVPRDYKYLYPEFLPPTNYRHRDRIREKLERQDMFCRRTMIEVPEFYVGSILAVNVADTYAPSKNTRFVGLCISRVNDGLRTNFILRNHIDGNGIEIKYDMYSPILQSIEVLKLEKRLDDELFYLRDCPPEYSTIQFDMEPIHLPTGSAVPLNTIKVPLGPRPWDKKWDIKNFKGLQPSNRVLGKRAATRLERSAKPWEEHDLMKQYRENINDEDVETALKEVVLKTKKKSTKSQRRQ encoded by the exons ATGAATATAATCCAAAAACATATTTGTAGATGTcttttacagaaatgcaacagTG GAAATGTTCCATTGTCATTTGTGCCTGCAAGACAAGCTACAGTGTTAAACTGGCTTTTAGATAAACATAGAAAATCACAGTTGTCCCAACAACCTGAGAAAGAAGATGACATTGAACAAGAAACTATTATGGTTCCTAGAGATTACAA ATATCTGTATCCAGAATTTTTACCACCAACAAATTATCGTCATAGAGATagaataagagagaaattagaGAGACAAGACATGTTTTGTAGAAGGACAATGATAGAAGTTCCTGAATTCTATGTTG gtaGTATTCTAGCAGTTAATGTAGCAGATACATATGCACCAAGCAAAAACACAAGATTTGTAGGCCTTTGTATAAGTAGAGTAAATGATGGATTAAGAACAAACTTCATCCTGAGAAACCATATCGATGGAAATG gtatagaaataaaatatgacatGTACAGTCCAATACTACAGAGTATAGAAGTATTAAAACTTGAGAAAAGATTAGACGATGAGTTATTTTACCTGAGAGATTGTCCCCCAGAATACAGTACCATACAATTTGATATGGAGCCTATTCATCTGCCCACAGGAAGTGCTGTTCCACTAAATACAATAAAG GTGCCCCTTGGTCCAAGACCATGGGATAAAAAATGggatatcaaaaattttaaagggCTTCAACCATCAAACAGAGTATTGGGTAAGAGAGCAGCCACACGACTAGAAAGGAGTGCTAAACCTTGGGAGGAACATGACTTGATGAAACAATATCGTGAAAATATAAACGATGAGGATGTAGAGACAGCCTTAAAAGAAGTAGTtcttaaaacaaagaaaaaaagtacaaaatctCAAAGAAGACAATAA